A genomic region of Papaver somniferum cultivar HN1 chromosome 7, ASM357369v1, whole genome shotgun sequence contains the following coding sequences:
- the LOC113295068 gene encoding uncharacterized protein LOC113295068 → MPESDQSIPKSPVHNTNHAETNNSRILDPYVIHPSDNQATVMFSPLLQVDNYGAWVRGITKALNAKGKLEFVDVSLPPPEDDITHRCWKRCEDLVGSWILNSVHPDIRASCLYAASSYAIWKDLHVRFCVSNAPILFRLKSAIASIRKESMPVSLYYTKIKTLWDQYDSPVASTEACIRGAGKHMME, encoded by the coding sequence ATGCCTGAATCAGATCAATCCATCCCCAAGTCTCCAGTTCACAACACAAACCATGCCGAGACCAACAATTCACGAATCCTTGATCCATATGTTATACATCCGTCTGATAATCAAGCTACTGTCATGTTCTCTCCGTTGCTGCAAGTTGATAACTATGGTGCCTGGGTTCGAGGAATTACCAAGGCATTGAATGCCAAAGGAAAGCTGGAATTTGTCGATGTCTCCTTACCACCTCCAGAAGATGATATCACCCATCGCTGCTGGAAACGTTGTGAAGACCTAGTGGGAAGTTGGATCCTCAATTCAGTCCACCCAGACATCCGTGCAAGTTGTCTCTATGCAGCTTCATCATACGCCATCTGGAAGGACTTACATGTACGGTTTTGTGTATCAAACGCACCAATCCTTTTTCGTTTGAAATCAGCAATTGCTTCCATCAGGAAGGAATCCATGCCTGTCTCTCTTTACTACACAAAGATTAAAACACTTTGGGATCAATATGATTCCCCGGTTGCTTCTACGGAAGCATGTATCCGTGGTGCTGGTAAGCACATGATGGAATGA